Proteins co-encoded in one Scylla paramamosain isolate STU-SP2022 chromosome 43, ASM3559412v1, whole genome shotgun sequence genomic window:
- the LOC135093447 gene encoding protein giant-lens-like, translated as SVTSSPPWPGSGSFISFSPSIFTKTEETLPQCSPRAVCNKVDTYGEPRVERQCRCGGGAACHTSLNAEDGHTVLDKTRQYKVCEPVSELPRCRYFHDITWTLVTAPDNTTRQVMQCRCPQHSVAYIIKRHAYKTPKGPGFVYSFACSPESRLRCQRKEPCRLFTVKKRPQFEEVNTNTLCRCPHGHTCPRHHMGPGVLAGKTYAEDAMRTYSGYCI; from the exons TCTGTGACGTCATCGCCGCCATGGCCCGGGAGCGGGAGCTTCATCAGTTTCTCACCGTCAATATTTACG aaGACTGAGGAGACCCTGCCACAGTGTTCTCCCCGGGCGGTGTGCAACAAGGTGGACACATATGGGGAGCCACGAGTGGAGAGGCAGTGCAGGTGTGGGGGAGGTGCAGCCTGCCACACCTCCCTTAATGCAGAGGATGGCCACACTGTACTTGACAAGACTAGGCAGTACAAG GTGTGCGAGCCCGTTAGTGAGTTGCCCAGGTGTCGGTACTTCCATGACATCACCTGGACACTGGTGACGGCGCCAGACAACACCACAAGGCAGGTGATGCAGTGCAGGTGTCCTCAGCATTCCGTGGCATACATCATCAAGAGACATGCTTACAAGACACCGAAGGGACCTGGGTTTGTGTACAGCTTCGCCTGCTCTCCAGAAAGT AGGCTGAGATGCCAAAGGAAGGAGCCATGTCGCCTGTTCACTGTCAAGAAACGGCCACAGTTTGAGGAGGTGAACACAAACACCCTCTGTCGCTGCCCCCATGGCCACACCTGCCCCAGACACCACATGGGGCCGGGCGTGCTGGCTGGCAAGACCTATGCTGAGGACGCCATGAGGACCTACAGTGGTTATTGTATTTGA